A stretch of Microcoleus sp. bin38.metabat.b11b12b14.051 DNA encodes these proteins:
- a CDS encoding S-methyl-5'-thioadenosine phosphorylase has translation MAQAKIGIIGGSGLYNMEALKDVEEVKIDTPFGAPSDAAIVGTLDGTPVAFMARHGRNHTFLPSEVPYRANIYAMKSLGVEYLISASAVGSLKAEAKPLDMVVPDQFIDRTKNRASTFFGEGIVGHITFGDPICGELAKVLASAIESLNLADVSLHRGGTYVCMEGPAFSTKAESHLYRSWGATVIGMTNLPEAKLAREAEIAYATLALVTDYDCWHTEHDSVTVEMVIANLHRNAENAQKVIQETVRRLSENPPISDAHSALKYAILTPLDKVPAATKEKMGLLLQKYL, from the coding sequence ATGGCACAGGCAAAAATCGGCATTATCGGCGGCAGCGGTTTGTATAACATGGAAGCCCTCAAGGATGTTGAAGAGGTAAAAATTGATACACCCTTTGGCGCGCCATCTGATGCAGCGATTGTGGGAACTTTGGACGGTACGCCCGTCGCATTTATGGCCAGACACGGCCGCAATCACACTTTTTTGCCCTCGGAAGTGCCGTATCGGGCAAATATCTATGCCATGAAGAGTCTGGGAGTTGAGTATTTAATCTCAGCGTCGGCGGTTGGTTCGCTCAAAGCAGAGGCCAAACCTTTAGATATGGTAGTACCGGATCAGTTTATCGATCGCACAAAAAATCGAGCTTCTACATTTTTCGGAGAAGGAATAGTCGGTCACATCACCTTTGGCGATCCGATCTGCGGCGAATTGGCTAAAGTGTTAGCAAGTGCGATCGAATCCTTGAACCTCGCCGACGTTTCCCTACACCGTGGCGGCACCTACGTCTGCATGGAAGGCCCCGCATTTTCCACAAAAGCAGAATCCCACCTTTACCGCAGTTGGGGGGCGACAGTCATCGGAATGACGAATTTGCCGGAAGCAAAATTAGCCAGAGAAGCAGAGATTGCTTACGCAACTTTAGCCTTAGTCACCGATTACGATTGTTGGCATACCGAACACGACAGCGTAACAGTAGAAATGGTAATCGCCAACTTGCACCGCAATGCGGAAAACGCCCAAAAAGTAATTCAAGAAACTGTGCGGAGGCTGAGTGAAAATCCCCCGATTTCTGATGCACATTCAGCTTTGAAATATGCAATTCTGACTCCACTGGACAAAGTACCGGCTGCAACTAAGGAGAAAATGGGTTTGTTGTTACAAAAATATTTGTAA
- a CDS encoding site-2 protease family protein encodes MFFLLWLFVLGLISYYLLQSSISRITRTPIWLLWLVMMAPALIWSGWVLANGAKKTAPPELVIIPFLVCPVLYWFLVQLGRQEITPETQTPVAGAATEEAPKPPLRPIDAAEEASLRDCFPWSIFSLRDLEFRPQAVICRGQLRANPEAAYQAVRENVEQHFGDRFLVIFQNSLSGKPFFAIVPNPSRQSGETPVKTESLTRPFFALALVLITVFTTTIVGSQIAGVTEKTLQSNPYILLQGLPYSLALIAILGFHESGHYLAAKFYKIRTTLPYFIPIPFFLGTFGAFIQIRSPIPNRRALFDISIAGPLAGLVATVPLLIWGLARSTIVPLSEKSGMLNFDSFSPKFSLVMTLLSKLTLGGALNAETAINLHPVAVAGYLGLIVTAFNLMPVGQFDGGHIVHAMFGQRASMAIGQFARVCMLLLAFLEQGLLLWAIILFLTPLNDEPALNDVSELDNGRDFLGLLAIGLLLLILLPAPKILLQWLNT; translated from the coding sequence ATGTTCTTTTTACTATGGTTGTTCGTGTTGGGGCTGATATCTTACTACTTGTTGCAGAGCAGCATCAGTCGCATCACGCGAACTCCGATCTGGCTGCTGTGGCTGGTAATGATGGCGCCAGCGCTGATTTGGAGCGGTTGGGTTTTGGCCAACGGCGCCAAAAAAACTGCACCGCCGGAGTTGGTAATTATACCTTTTTTGGTTTGTCCTGTTTTGTACTGGTTTTTGGTGCAGTTGGGGCGCCAGGAAATTACCCCCGAAACCCAAACGCCCGTAGCGGGCGCTGCGACTGAAGAGGCGCCAAAACCTCCCCTGCGCCCGATAGATGCAGCGGAAGAAGCGAGTTTGCGCGATTGTTTTCCTTGGTCTATTTTCAGTTTGCGAGATTTGGAATTTCGCCCGCAGGCTGTGATTTGTCGCGGACAGTTGCGCGCGAACCCGGAGGCGGCTTATCAGGCGGTTCGGGAGAATGTGGAGCAGCATTTTGGCGATCGCTTTTTAGTGATATTTCAAAACAGCTTGAGCGGTAAACCTTTTTTTGCGATCGTTCCCAATCCCAGCCGCCAATCTGGGGAAACTCCGGTCAAAACAGAATCTTTAACCAGACCGTTTTTTGCCTTAGCTTTGGTGCTAATTACGGTGTTTACCACTACGATTGTTGGGTCGCAAATTGCCGGAGTTACTGAAAAAACTTTGCAGTCTAACCCGTATATCTTGCTTCAGGGTTTGCCTTATTCCCTGGCTCTAATTGCGATTTTAGGATTTCACGAATCCGGTCACTATTTAGCTGCCAAATTCTACAAGATTCGCACGACTCTGCCTTATTTTATTCCGATTCCTTTTTTCTTGGGAACTTTTGGCGCTTTCATTCAAATTCGCAGTCCAATTCCCAACCGCCGAGCTTTGTTTGACATCAGTATTGCCGGCCCGCTGGCTGGTTTGGTTGCGACAGTGCCGTTGTTGATTTGGGGTTTGGCTCGATCGACAATTGTACCGCTGTCTGAGAAGTCGGGAATGTTGAATTTTGATTCTTTTTCTCCTAAATTTTCCCTGGTGATGACTTTGTTGAGCAAGTTAACTTTGGGCGGTGCTTTGAATGCGGAAACTGCGATTAATTTGCATCCGGTAGCGGTGGCTGGTTATTTGGGTTTGATCGTGACGGCGTTTAATTTGATGCCGGTGGGACAATTTGACGGGGGACACATTGTACACGCGATGTTCGGCCAGCGAGCGAGTATGGCGATCGGGCAATTTGCTAGAGTTTGTATGCTGCTGCTGGCTTTTTTGGAACAGGGCTTGCTGTTGTGGGCAATTATCTTGTTTCTGACGCCGCTCAATGACGAACCGGCTTTGAATGATGTCAGCGAATTGGACAACGGGCGCGATTTTTTGGGGTTGCTGGCGATCGGGCTGTTGTTGCTAATTTTGTTGCCGGCACCTAAAATCCTGCTTCAGTGGTTAAATACTTAG
- a CDS encoding tetratricopeptide repeat protein, with protein sequence MKTANQVHITKAMRLSSILRTNISSIALLTILVCASSVSASQPRAGGVLIQQELPQQQIKDEIRDRVQEEVDIAFGRTATVINGLVIALTLFPTAAGVAVWFLLGKLSKQTTIARQEIESLHYDTISQLKILISDAESILGEIQHQTNPADADTDLLLPDAQIQEFAPVNYGNYQQLLSAGDYAKQGDACFFENRYEDAIAAYDRALQIQPDLADTWNNRGVVFTRMQRYPEALASYEQATTLRPNYPDAWNNRGVVLLELQKYPEAIGCYEQAIQAKPDYADAWNNRGVAFSKMQEYEQAVISYNQALQVKNDYTDAWNNRGVALSKLQKYEAAIDSYDNAAKIRPDFYRIWYNKARCYALQGKIELAIENLKRALNLNPNLCKELAKNEADLEKIRQHDAFKQLIG encoded by the coding sequence ATGAAAACCGCAAATCAGGTGCATATCACTAAAGCTATGCGTTTGTCAAGTATTTTGAGAACAAATATTAGCTCGATCGCCCTTTTGACTATTCTAGTCTGTGCCAGTAGCGTTTCTGCGTCGCAACCGAGGGCTGGGGGAGTGTTAATTCAGCAGGAATTGCCTCAGCAGCAAATAAAAGACGAAATTCGCGATCGAGTTCAAGAAGAAGTTGACATCGCTTTCGGGCGCACGGCTACAGTGATCAACGGGCTGGTAATTGCCTTAACATTGTTTCCGACAGCAGCCGGAGTCGCTGTGTGGTTTCTGTTGGGCAAATTGTCCAAGCAGACAACAATTGCTCGCCAAGAAATCGAAAGTCTTCACTATGATACAATCTCTCAATTAAAAATATTAATTTCCGATGCTGAAAGTATCCTAGGCGAAATTCAACACCAAACTAACCCAGCGGATGCTGATACAGACCTTTTATTGCCCGACGCCCAAATACAAGAATTCGCTCCGGTTAACTACGGCAATTACCAACAGTTATTGAGTGCAGGCGACTATGCGAAACAGGGAGATGCTTGCTTCTTTGAAAACCGCTATGAAGATGCGATCGCAGCTTACGATCGAGCACTGCAAATTCAGCCGGATTTAGCCGATACTTGGAACAACCGCGGAGTAGTATTCACTAGAATGCAGCGCTATCCAGAGGCGCTCGCATCCTACGAACAAGCTACCACACTCCGTCCCAATTATCCCGATGCTTGGAACAACCGAGGCGTGGTATTGTTGGAGTTGCAGAAGTACCCAGAGGCGATCGGCTGTTACGAACAAGCAATTCAAGCCAAACCCGATTACGCCGACGCTTGGAACAACCGAGGCGTTGCTTTTTCCAAAATGCAGGAATACGAACAAGCCGTAATTTCCTACAATCAAGCTCTACAAGTCAAAAATGATTATACTGACGCTTGGAACAATCGAGGCGTGGCACTCTCCAAATTGCAAAAGTACGAAGCAGCGATCGACTCCTACGACAATGCGGCTAAAATTAGACCTGATTTTTACAGAATATGGTACAATAAAGCTCGATGTTATGCGCTACAAGGTAAAATTGAATTAGCAATTGAAAATTTAAAGCGCGCTCTAAATCTCAATCCTAATTTGTGTAAAGAGTTGGCAAAAAATGAAGCCGATTTAGAAAAAATTCGCCAACACGATGCCTTTAAGCAGTTGATCGGTTAA
- a CDS encoding WbuC family cupin fold metalloprotein: MQSPPIKCLTQELLDEVAISSRSSPRGRQNYNFHDLSEKVQRFVNVLQMGTYVRPHRHLRPPSVNGFEFFVVIQGEVGILILNENGQILRSLRVSAVGPTRAVELPEGTIHTLVALAADTVILEFKEGPYEVAADKDFLQNFPAEGSVAARELVLIWEAEFNS; this comes from the coding sequence GTGCAGTCCCCTCCCATTAAGTGCTTGACGCAGGAATTGTTAGACGAAGTTGCAATTTCCTCCCGCAGCAGCCCCCGCGGGCGACAAAACTACAATTTTCACGATTTGTCAGAAAAGGTGCAGCGGTTTGTCAACGTGCTGCAAATGGGTACTTACGTTCGCCCTCACCGACACCTGCGCCCACCCTCCGTTAACGGTTTTGAGTTTTTTGTGGTGATTCAAGGAGAAGTAGGTATTCTAATTTTGAACGAAAACGGTCAAATCTTGCGATCGTTGCGAGTCAGCGCTGTCGGGCCCACCCGCGCCGTGGAACTTCCAGAGGGGACTATTCACACGTTGGTAGCTTTGGCTGCGGATACCGTGATTTTGGAGTTCAAGGAAGGGCCTTATGAGGTGGCGGCGGATAAAGACTTTTTGCAAAATTTTCCGGCTGAGGGAAGTGTGGCGGCGCGGGAATTAGTCTTGATTTGGGAAGCTGAATTTAACAGTTGA
- a CDS encoding MBL fold metallo-hydrolase — MKPQSSASKQPRQVLENTFAFAPNRDTLGATAYFIVENESNILVDCPAWNEINQTFLDSRGGVRLLFLTHRGAIAKAREIQESTGCDILIQEQEAYLLPQLRVTVFERELALSDRIKVLWTPGHSPGSSCLYDGASGGVLFSGRHLLPSRAGAPVPQRTAKTFHWPRQINSVQSIIDRFSPSTLQYICPAANTGYLRGQGSIDRAFEQLTNLNLTVCLESKPEP, encoded by the coding sequence TTGAAACCTCAGAGTTCAGCGTCCAAACAGCCCAGACAGGTGCTGGAAAATACTTTTGCTTTCGCGCCTAACCGGGATACGCTGGGTGCGACGGCTTATTTCATTGTAGAAAACGAATCGAACATCCTGGTGGATTGTCCGGCTTGGAATGAGATCAACCAAACATTTTTGGATTCGCGCGGTGGCGTGCGCTTGCTGTTTCTCACTCACCGCGGCGCCATCGCCAAGGCGCGGGAGATTCAGGAATCCACGGGCTGCGATATCCTGATTCAAGAACAGGAGGCTTATTTGCTCCCCCAATTGCGGGTGACGGTTTTTGAGCGAGAATTGGCTCTGAGCGATCGAATAAAAGTATTATGGACTCCCGGTCACTCCCCCGGTTCCTCTTGCCTTTACGATGGTGCTAGCGGGGGAGTGCTGTTTAGCGGCAGACACTTGCTTCCCAGCCGCGCAGGCGCCCCTGTACCGCAGAGAACGGCAAAAACTTTTCACTGGCCGCGCCAAATTAACAGCGTTCAGTCTATCATCGATCGATTTTCGCCCTCCACTTTGCAATATATCTGCCCCGCTGCGAATACCGGTTATTTGCGCGGCCAAGGATCGATCGATCGAGCTTTTGAACAATTAACCAATCTGAATTTAACCGTTTGTTTGGAGTCGAAACCAGAACCGTAA
- a CDS encoding glycosyltransferase encodes MPLPEVIDELTQHFKIPVSLLPFGADVLAQGSCQVKRSIDVTSFGRIPAQYHSAFFNKFNQPGSDRIYYKSTPRMEECYPKLPYEKRQDEEDTLLLFHLLRNSKITLAFDTLYPGMRKFPYSFVTLRWFYGAATGGAIVGKRPTTPLMDQLFDWEDATIELPDNPQKSVELIEELLQDTKRLQSIYKRNYTQSVARHDWRYRIQSMLEKVDVPLPHQLREELLELKMLHHKLVANEVVFK; translated from the coding sequence GTGCCACTGCCCGAAGTTATAGATGAACTCACGCAACATTTTAAAATACCAGTATCGCTGCTGCCTTTTGGTGCAGATGTTCTCGCTCAAGGTTCGTGTCAAGTCAAACGTTCGATCGATGTAACGAGCTTCGGGCGGATACCCGCACAGTATCACAGTGCCTTCTTCAATAAATTCAATCAACCCGGTTCGGATCGAATTTACTATAAATCGACACCCCGGATGGAAGAATGCTATCCCAAATTGCCTTACGAAAAGCGGCAAGATGAGGAGGATACTCTGCTGCTATTTCACCTTCTGAGAAATAGCAAGATTACCTTAGCATTTGACACGCTCTATCCTGGTATGCGTAAGTTTCCTTACTCGTTTGTTACGTTGCGGTGGTTTTACGGCGCTGCGACTGGTGGCGCCATTGTTGGTAAACGTCCCACTACGCCTCTAATGGATCAGTTGTTTGATTGGGAAGATGCAACTATTGAGTTGCCTGACAATCCCCAAAAAAGCGTAGAATTAATTGAAGAACTTTTACAGGATACAAAGCGCCTTCAGTCTATCTACAAGCGCAATTATACCCAGAGTGTAGCTCGTCACGATTGGAGATATCGGATTCAGAGTATGCTGGAAAAAGTTGATGTTCCCCTACCTCACCAGCTACGCGAAGAATTGTTGGAACTGAAAATGCTTCATCACAAGTTGGTCGCAAATGAGGTAGTTTTCAAGTGA
- a CDS encoding Tab2/Atab2 family RNA-binding protein produces the protein MRTWQADFYRRPLRDETGKPLWELLICDSAQTFQFSALCRQSEANSNWLAAQFQQQALTQKLPDRIQVFRPQSLSLIEAAGKVLGVKVEATRRTAALKTLLQQRAQEYASLPNYTGETYGAIALETPPPIPLPENLWGDSWRFASLPAGDIVEAFAGRPLPILEMPEFLLPLNLGLASTVPVPGVVIDGGRQSMRLARWLQDAKPFALNYIAGAPDGLILEAGLADRWVVATFEDSEVKAAAETYQQRKQSSQGLHFLLVQPDDTGTTYTGFWLLNLNS, from the coding sequence ATGCGTACTTGGCAAGCCGATTTTTACCGCCGCCCTCTCCGAGACGAAACCGGCAAACCATTGTGGGAACTCCTCATCTGCGACTCGGCACAAACTTTTCAATTTAGCGCCCTTTGTCGCCAATCGGAAGCAAACTCTAACTGGCTGGCCGCCCAATTCCAGCAGCAAGCTCTAACCCAGAAATTGCCCGATCGCATTCAAGTATTTAGACCTCAGTCTCTCAGTTTAATCGAAGCTGCGGGCAAAGTTTTGGGTGTCAAAGTAGAAGCGACTCGGCGCACCGCCGCCCTGAAAACCCTGCTACAACAACGCGCCCAAGAATATGCCAGTTTGCCTAATTATACAGGTGAGACTTACGGGGCGATCGCCCTAGAAACTCCCCCACCAATCCCCCTACCCGAAAACCTCTGGGGCGATAGCTGGCGTTTTGCTTCCCTACCCGCCGGCGACATCGTGGAAGCTTTCGCAGGGCGTCCCCTCCCCATATTGGAAATGCCGGAATTTCTATTACCCCTGAACTTGGGCCTAGCCTCAACAGTACCCGTGCCCGGAGTTGTAATTGACGGCGGGCGACAGTCAATGCGCTTAGCTAGATGGCTTCAGGATGCCAAACCCTTCGCATTGAATTATATCGCCGGAGCTCCCGACGGATTGATTTTAGAAGCGGGATTAGCCGACAGATGGGTTGTCGCAACTTTTGAAGATAGCGAAGTAAAAGCCGCCGCCGAAACTTATCAACAGCGGAAACAATCGAGTCAAGGATTGCATTTCTTATTAGTCCAGCCCGATGATACTGGCACGACTTATACAGGCTTTTGGCTGTTGAATTTAAATTCGTAA
- a CDS encoding valine--pyruvate transaminase, which translates to MNPALTQFGTQMSQLTGVRAIMKDIIETLRAGNGQEFINLSAGNPVILPEVEQLWRDCTAELLASPEYGEVVCRYGSSQGYQPFIDAVLADFNQRYNLNLTDRNILITPGSQSIYFYAANAFGGYTAPIADISDPTSQTRNLKSIVLPLSPDYTGYGGVSLIPEAVIACKPTLDIDAAAHRFKYRPDFSQLSIDETSGCVIFSRPCNPTGNVLTDDEVQKIADLAAAFDVPVLVDSAYGPPFPALNFTEMTPIFGGNIVHCMSLSKAGLPGERIGIAIGDEGIIKTLESFQTNMCIHSPRYGQAIATRAIASGALADISLNVIRPYYQSKFAVVESTLEHAMPKDLPWFLHRGEGAIFAWLWLKDLPMTDWEMYQELKKLGVIVVPGSSFFPGLREDWQHKHECLRISLTATNDEIETAMKRLAQLVEKVYQSAI; encoded by the coding sequence ATGAACCCTGCCCTCACTCAATTTGGCACTCAAATGTCCCAACTCACAGGAGTTCGGGCAATTATGAAAGATATTATAGAAACTCTCAGAGCCGGCAACGGGCAGGAATTTATCAACTTAAGCGCCGGCAATCCGGTGATTTTGCCGGAAGTCGAGCAGTTGTGGCGCGATTGCACAGCCGAACTTTTGGCGAGCCCAGAATACGGCGAAGTCGTTTGTCGCTACGGTTCCAGCCAAGGTTATCAGCCGTTTATCGATGCAGTATTGGCCGATTTTAACCAACGTTACAACCTCAATTTGACCGATCGCAACATCCTAATTACTCCCGGAAGCCAATCAATTTACTTCTACGCAGCCAACGCTTTCGGTGGCTACACCGCACCAATCGCCGACATTTCCGATCCAACATCCCAAACCAGAAATCTCAAATCGATCGTCCTACCGCTCAGCCCAGACTACACCGGTTACGGCGGCGTCAGCTTAATTCCCGAAGCAGTCATCGCCTGCAAACCCACCCTAGATATTGATGCAGCCGCCCACCGATTCAAATACCGCCCGGATTTCAGTCAACTGTCGATCGACGAAACCAGCGGATGCGTCATCTTTTCCCGTCCCTGCAACCCCACGGGAAACGTCCTCACCGACGACGAAGTGCAGAAAATCGCCGATTTAGCAGCCGCTTTCGACGTGCCGGTATTGGTCGATTCTGCCTACGGGCCTCCCTTCCCCGCCTTAAACTTTACCGAAATGACACCAATATTCGGCGGCAATATCGTCCACTGCATGAGTTTGTCGAAAGCCGGATTACCGGGAGAAAGAATCGGAATTGCGATCGGCGATGAAGGAATCATCAAAACATTAGAATCTTTTCAGACCAATATGTGCATTCACTCGCCGAGATACGGACAGGCGATCGCAACTAGAGCCATTGCTTCGGGAGCTCTCGCCGACATTTCCCTCAACGTAATTCGCCCGTACTATCAAAGCAAATTTGCAGTAGTTGAAAGCACCCTAGAACACGCAATGCCGAAGGATTTGCCGTGGTTCTTGCACCGAGGCGAAGGAGCAATCTTTGCGTGGTTGTGGTTAAAAGATTTGCCAATGACTGATTGGGAAATGTACCAAGAATTGAAGAAATTAGGCGTAATTGTTGTGCCGGGAAGTTCTTTCTTCCCCGGCTTGCGGGAAGATTGGCAACACAAGCATGAGTGTTTGCGAATTAGTTTGACTGCGACGAATGATGAGATTGAAACTGCGATGAAACGTTTGGCTCAACTCGTGGAAAAGGTTTATCAATCAGCCATTTAG
- a CDS encoding DUF6745 domain-containing protein — protein sequence MNQLHFHVKQELYLKLARNVGERFQKFGIEGTYQNNCIVSELLACHGSWVDFCIEVLKLDGDRALHSAFKSLTENCGWIYPFEKKCFVCDRPRQIHFDSDDLLHAISGPAVEFADKFRVYCYHGVVLPETMGEVAPQSWEASWLLTQHNAEVRRVLIGAMASRPASYG from the coding sequence ATGAATCAACTGCACTTTCACGTGAAACAGGAACTTTATCTCAAATTAGCCAGGAATGTGGGCGAGAGATTTCAGAAATTCGGGATCGAGGGGACTTATCAAAATAACTGCATAGTTTCCGAACTTTTGGCTTGTCACGGAAGTTGGGTAGATTTTTGTATTGAAGTGTTAAAACTCGATGGCGATCGCGCTTTACATTCAGCTTTTAAATCCTTAACGGAAAATTGCGGCTGGATTTATCCGTTTGAGAAAAAGTGCTTTGTGTGCGATCGCCCGCGACAAATTCATTTTGACAGCGATGATTTGCTTCACGCCATATCTGGGCCAGCCGTCGAATTTGCTGACAAGTTTCGCGTCTACTGCTATCACGGCGTGGTGCTACCGGAAACCATGGGTGAAGTTGCGCCGCAGTCGTGGGAAGCTTCATGGTTGCTAACACAACATAATGCCGAAGTGCGGCGAGTGTTGATTGGGGCGATGGCGTCCCGCCCCGCAAGCTACGGCTAA
- a CDS encoding PAS domain-containing sensor histidine kinase produces MVYSGNKKSVEALTVYEVWRDRFLRDRLRPAVRIAIFFALTIIIYLLGEAIFAPREFKIVYLYTSAAVQLGLLTCLMLQKTPIGKRYPGLLFLGFSWSLTVVVQIGLAFARVGELPILTWSLTFLTQATLMPVRWRLHLISQLGVLFCHVGINLILNLSLAKYTAFRLSGFYLYLFWFCLICDLSVYWYECLQRTEFSTRCELEFAYQKLEAAEAKYRSIFENAGEGIFQSTPDGRYITANPALARIYGCDSAEEVTAKFTDIERQLYVDPARRKEFLRSIEESNTVSDFESQIYRSDGSIVWISEKARAVRDGSGSVLYYEGLIEDITQRKQAQESLRLFIHALSHDLRNPVAGMLMVLRNWQTKTGDSIAIPRSVLERMIQGSEQQLRLINSLLEVHAGELRGLVLHCDRVDLSALVKAAAADLEPSMNEAQATFKNLVPDDLPAVNADTTQLWRVFSNLIANALKHNLPGLNLTVSAQVINAETLVITQSEAKQDIDKFPITNYQSPITNSPSSMICCTVEDDGVGIWPEQCEHLFDLYVRGYQSRHSVGLGLGLYLCRQIIEAHGGEIGVISTPGAGAIFWFTLPLAENLR; encoded by the coding sequence ATGGTTTATTCTGGCAATAAAAAATCAGTTGAGGCCTTAACGGTTTATGAAGTATGGCGCGATCGCTTCCTGCGCGATCGGCTGCGCCCTGCTGTGCGAATCGCCATCTTTTTTGCCTTGACAATCATTATCTATCTTCTCGGCGAAGCAATATTCGCGCCTCGGGAATTTAAAATTGTTTATTTGTACACTAGCGCTGCTGTACAATTGGGTTTGCTGACTTGTTTGATGTTGCAAAAAACCCCGATTGGTAAGCGCTATCCAGGTTTACTATTTTTGGGTTTTTCGTGGTCGCTTACTGTCGTGGTACAGATTGGTTTAGCCTTCGCAAGAGTCGGAGAATTACCAATTTTAACTTGGAGTTTAACGTTTCTCACCCAAGCTACACTGATGCCCGTCCGCTGGCGGCTGCACCTGATTTCTCAACTCGGCGTTTTGTTCTGCCATGTCGGCATAAATTTAATTTTAAATCTCAGTTTGGCTAAGTATACTGCTTTTAGATTAAGCGGGTTTTACTTGTATTTATTTTGGTTTTGTTTGATTTGCGACTTGTCGGTTTATTGGTACGAATGCCTGCAACGAACAGAGTTTAGCACCAGATGCGAATTGGAATTTGCTTATCAAAAATTGGAGGCGGCGGAGGCGAAGTACCGCAGCATTTTTGAGAATGCTGGCGAGGGAATTTTTCAAAGCACTCCCGACGGCCGCTATATTACTGCCAATCCAGCTTTAGCGCGGATTTACGGCTGCGATTCCGCGGAAGAAGTGACGGCTAAGTTTACTGACATTGAGCGGCAGTTGTATGTCGATCCAGCGCGCAGAAAAGAGTTTTTGCGATCGATCGAGGAAAGTAACACAGTCTCGGATTTTGAGTCCCAAATTTATCGCTCAGACGGCAGTATTGTCTGGATTTCCGAGAAAGCGCGGGCGGTTCGCGACGGCAGCGGCTCCGTGCTTTACTATGAAGGTTTAATTGAGGATATCACGCAGCGGAAACAGGCTCAAGAATCGCTGCGCCTGTTTATTCACGCTCTTTCTCACGATTTGCGGAACCCCGTAGCGGGAATGTTAATGGTGCTCAGGAATTGGCAGACGAAAACTGGTGATTCGATCGCGATTCCCCGTTCGGTTTTGGAGCGGATGATTCAAGGTAGCGAGCAGCAGTTGCGGTTGATTAATTCCCTGTTGGAAGTTCACGCTGGGGAATTGCGCGGTTTGGTTCTCCACTGCGATCGGGTAGATTTGAGCGCGCTAGTTAAAGCAGCGGCGGCAGATTTGGAGCCTTCAATGAATGAGGCTCAAGCTACTTTTAAAAATTTGGTACCCGATGATTTGCCCGCCGTGAATGCTGACACTACTCAGTTATGGCGCGTTTTTTCTAATTTAATTGCTAATGCTTTAAAACACAATCTTCCCGGACTGAATTTAACGGTTTCGGCTCAAGTCATAAATGCGGAAACATTAGTTATAACTCAAAGCGAAGCGAAACAGGATATCGACAAATTCCCAATTACCAATTACCAATCCCCAATTACCAATTCCCCAAGTAGCATGATTTGCTGCACAGTTGAAGATGACGGAGTGGGAATATGGCCGGAACAGTGCGAACATCTGTTTGACCTTTATGTTAGGGGTTATCAATCCCGACACTCGGTTGGTTTGGGTTTGGGCTTATACCTTTGCCGACAAATTATTGAAGCTCACGGCGGGGAAATTGGGGTAATTAGCACTCCGGGTGCTGGGGCAATTTTTTGGTTTACTTTGCCCTTGGCTGAAAATTTACGGTGA
- a CDS encoding sugar O-acetyltransferase — translation MEKTEKQKMLDGELYIAADEQLTAERLRARRLARIYNSTCEDEPDKRLEILAELFGAVGPKVEIEPPFYCDYGSNIYAGNGLYMNLGCVILDCNRVNIGENLLCGPHVQIYTACHPTDPEIRLSGREFARAINIGNNVWIGGGSIICPGVTIGDNSTIGAGSVVVKDIPANVVAAGNPCRIVRQLP, via the coding sequence ATGGAAAAAACCGAAAAACAAAAAATGCTCGATGGCGAATTATATATAGCAGCAGACGAGCAATTGACAGCAGAACGCTTGCGAGCTCGCCGCCTTGCTAGAATCTACAATTCTACCTGCGAAGACGAACCCGACAAACGGTTAGAAATCCTTGCCGAATTATTCGGCGCAGTCGGGCCGAAAGTTGAAATCGAGCCGCCTTTTTACTGCGACTACGGCAGCAATATTTATGCTGGAAACGGATTGTACATGAATTTGGGCTGCGTAATTCTCGACTGCAATCGAGTTAACATCGGCGAAAATTTGCTGTGCGGGCCCCACGTGCAAATCTACACTGCTTGTCACCCTACCGATCCAGAAATTCGACTTTCTGGCCGAGAGTTTGCCAGAGCCATTAATATTGGCAATAATGTTTGGATTGGTGGAGGCAGTATTATTTGTCCGGGAGTCACTATTGGAGACAATAGCACGATCGGCGCAGGCAGTGTTGTCGTCAAAGATATCCCCGCTAATGTCGTGGCGGCGGGGAATCCTTGCCGGATTGTCCGGCAGTTGCCTTAG